A single genomic interval of Eriocheir sinensis breed Jianghai 21 chromosome 33, ASM2467909v1, whole genome shotgun sequence harbors:
- the LOC127006503 gene encoding uncharacterized protein LOC127006503, whose translation MQDGATINTRLRQNGLGRPSCPTWKKPWADHQPHQEDAYRRNRQRRKKKKKKKKKLPPPNPSCHPQTHLATPKPILPTPNPSYHPQTHPATPKPILLPPNPSCHPQTQTHLATPKPILLPSNPSCHSQTHLTTPKPILPPPNPSCHPQTHLTTPKPILSPPNPSCHPQTNLATLKPILPPSNLSCHPQTHLATLKPILPPQTHLTTPKPLLPPPNPSCHPKTHLTTPKPIFPPPNPSCHPQTHLATLKPILPPPNPSCHPQTHLATPKPILTPPNPSYHPQTHLAKPKPILPPQNPVCHSQTHLTTPKPILPPPNPSCHPQTHLSTPKPILPSSNPPCHPETHHATPKPILPPL comes from the coding sequence atgcaagatggcgccactataaacactcgcctgcgccagaacgggctgggccgaccatcatgccccacctggaagaagccttgggccgaccatcagcctcaccaggaagatgcctaccggcgcaacaggcaacgacgtaaaaaaaaaaaaaaaaaaaaaaaaaaattaccacccccaaacccatcttgccaccctcaaacccatcttgccacccccaaacccatcttgccaacaccaaacccatcttaccaccctcAAACCCATCCTGCCACTCCCAAACCCATCTTGctacccccaaacccatcttgccaccctcaaactcaaacccatcttgccacccccaaacccatcttgctaccctcaaacccatcttgccactcccaaacccatcttaccacccccaaaccaatcttaccacccccaaacccatcttgccacccccaaacccatcttaccacccccaaacccatcttatcacccccaaacccatcttgccacccccaaaccaATCTTGCCACCCTCAAACCAATCTTGCCACCCTCAAACCtatcttgccacccccaaacccatcttgccaccctgaaacccatcttgccaccccaaacccatcttaccacccccaaacccctCTTGCctcccccaaacccatcttgccaccccaaaACCCATCTTACCACTCCCAAACCCATCTttccacccccaaacccatcttgccaccctcaaacccatcttgccaccctcaaacccatcttgccacccccaaatCCATCTTGCCACcctcaaacccatcttgccacccccaaacccatcttaacacccccaaacccatcttaccaccctcaaacccatcttgccaaacccaaacccatcttgccaccccaaaACCCAGTTTGCCactcccaaacccatcttaccacccccaaacccatcttaccacccccaaacccatcttgccacccccaaacccatcttagcactcccaaacccatcttaccatcTTCAAACCCACCTTGCCACCCCGAAACCCATcatgccacccccaaacccatcttgccacccctgtaa